The following proteins come from a genomic window of Flavobacteriaceae bacterium MAR_2010_188:
- a CDS encoding cytidine deaminase — MKKVTLETNLDVFDNIDELPDHAKNLIYKAIDARKKAYAPYSKFAVGVAISLENGEVITGNNQENASYPSGLCAERTAIFYAGSQYPDVKILTMALTAGSLTSNTITPIPPCGACRQSIAEYEVKQDSPIEIFFMGETGKVVRSESLKNILPLIFDGSLL, encoded by the coding sequence ATGAAAAAAGTTACATTAGAAACAAACCTAGACGTTTTTGATAATATAGATGAGCTCCCTGATCATGCCAAAAATCTAATCTATAAGGCAATCGATGCTAGGAAAAAGGCCTACGCACCTTACTCAAAATTTGCGGTAGGAGTTGCCATTTCTCTAGAAAATGGCGAAGTAATTACCGGGAATAACCAAGAAAACGCATCCTATCCATCTGGCTTATGTGCCGAGCGAACTGCTATATTTTATGCGGGCTCTCAATATCCCGATGTAAAAATTTTGACCATGGCGCTCACTGCCGGGTCGCTTACTAGCAATACCATTACCCCAATTCCTCCTTGTGGCGCTTGTAGACAGTCGATTGCAGAATACGAGGTAAAGCAGGATTCGCCGATTGAAATCTTTTTTATGGGAGAAACCGGGAAAGTGGTAAGATCTGAAAGTCTAAAAAATATTCTTCCTTTAATTTTTGATGGCTCTTTACTTTAA
- a CDS encoding pyruvate dehydrogenase E1 component alpha subunit, with the protein MQKITKETYLKWYEDMSFWRKFEDKLAAVYIQQKVRGFLHLYNGQEAVLAGALHAMDLTKDKMITAYRNHVQPIGMGVDPKRVMAELYGKATGTSQGLGGSMHIFSKEHRFYGGHGIVGGQIPLGAGIAFGDKYFEREAVTLCCFGDGAARQGSLHESFNLAMLWKLPVVFVCENNGYAMGTSVGRTANHTEIWKLGLGYEMPCGPVDGMNPIKVAEAFDEAIQRARRGDGPTFLELKTYRYRGHSMSDAQHYRTKDEVAEYKKIDPITQVKDVILEEKYATEEELKKIDKRVKDLVNECEKFAEESPYPEKSVMYDAVYEQEDYPFIKHKL; encoded by the coding sequence ATGCAAAAAATAACAAAAGAAACATATCTAAAGTGGTATGAGGACATGTCCTTCTGGAGAAAATTCGAGGATAAGCTGGCAGCGGTATATATTCAACAAAAAGTAAGAGGTTTTCTTCATCTATATAACGGGCAGGAAGCAGTCTTAGCAGGCGCATTGCATGCGATGGACCTTACCAAGGATAAAATGATTACCGCCTACAGGAACCACGTACAACCTATTGGTATGGGTGTGGACCCTAAACGTGTAATGGCAGAGCTTTACGGAAAAGCCACTGGTACATCCCAAGGCTTAGGTGGATCGATGCATATATTTTCTAAAGAACATCGTTTTTACGGTGGGCATGGAATTGTTGGAGGCCAAATCCCATTGGGAGCTGGTATTGCCTTTGGTGATAAATATTTTGAAAGAGAAGCAGTGACCTTATGCTGTTTTGGTGATGGTGCTGCAAGACAAGGTTCACTTCACGAGAGTTTTAACTTGGCCATGTTATGGAAATTACCAGTAGTTTTTGTTTGTGAAAACAATGGTTACGCCATGGGAACTTCCGTCGGAAGAACTGCCAATCATACTGAAATTTGGAAACTAGGTCTTGGTTACGAAATGCCATGTGGCCCAGTGGATGGAATGAATCCAATTAAGGTGGCTGAAGCTTTTGATGAAGCGATTCAGCGTGCGAGAAGAGGGGATGGCCCAACATTTTTGGAATTAAAGACGTATCGTTATCGTGGACACTCCATGAGTGATGCACAACATTACCGTACCAAGGACGAAGTAGCAGAATACAAGAAAATTGATCCGATTACTCAAGTTAAGGATGTAATCCTTGAGGAGAAATATGCGACAGAAGAAGAATTAAAGAAAATAGATAAACGTGTAAAGGACTTGGTCAACGAATGTGAAAAATTCGCGGAAGAATCACCTTATCCAGAAAAGAGCGTGATGTACGATGCGGTTTACGAACAAGAAGACTACCCTTTTATCAAACACAAATTATAA